The following is a genomic window from Marinococcus sp. PL1-022.
ATTCACTAAGTACATCTGGACGTTCATTCATTGCTTCTGGTACTGGTACGTGAATTCTTTTAGAGATGAAATTCCCAAATATTGGCCCGGCTAAAATCATTGATGGAATTCCGGCAATAAAGCCAAATAAAATTACCCACCCAAGATCGACTTCGAGAATCGATGCTACAGCAATAGGTCCAGGTGTAGGCGGGATCATGCCATGCGCCACAAGGAGTCCGGCTAATAAAGGAATACCGAAGTATAACAATGACTTTTTTGTTTTATTTGCTAATGTATACAATATAGGCATAAGTATAACTAACGCGACATCCAGAAATATTGGTATGGAAATAATGATACCCGCTATGCCGAGCGCCCACGAGGATCTCTTCTCTCCAAACTTATTTATCATCGTTATAGCCAGACGCTCAGCACCGCCCGAGACTCTCAACACTTCCCCAAACATCGCCCCGAGACCAATGACTATAGCTATAAAAGCTACGGTGTCGCCCATTCCTGTCTCAAAAGTTTCTATAATTTCATTGGGACTCATTCCAACAGCTAAACCAACAAGAAAACTTACTAGAATAAGCGCCAAAAATGCTTGCAGTTTCGATTTCATGACGAAGAAAAGTAATAAAAATACTCCTAAAATCGCCACAATAATTAACCATGCTGCCTCTCCCATACGTTAGCCTCCCTAACCATTTATATTATATAGAACCGTTTCCATATAATATAAATTGACCTTCTTTTAAATTGGTTTACTCTTTATTGTTTTTTTCCTCAATATCTTTCTTCAGCCAGTAAATTAATTCACTTTCACGTTCACTCTCTTTTTGTGTTACTGATTCAGGAGTCCATTCATAAAACCCTTTGCCAGTTTTCGGCCCGTAATGTCCGTTATCAACTAATTTTTTCATAGTCGGGAAAATATCTTTCCGGTCACTTAAATCCTCAAAAAGATAGGAGGTAATAGAGGCATTCGTATCCAGTCCTCCCATATCCATTGTCATAAACGGCCCTGTAACACCAAATCGCCGGCCGATACTGTATCGAATGGCATCATCAATATCTTCCATAGAGGCGATTTCTTGTTCAAGAATATATTGGGCTTCTCTGAAAACCGCATATTGTAAACGATTCCCAACGGACCCCAGTACATCTTTTTTTACAAGAATCGGTTTTTTATTCATCGATTCCAGCAATGCCATCGCACGTTCTACCGTTTCGTCTGAGGTATGATCGCCACGTACCACTTCTACTAATGGCATCAAATGAGCAGGATTCCAGAAGTGGGTTATAACTGTACGTTTTGTATTTGTTGTTAATTCAGCAATTTCAGTAGCACTAAGACCTGATGTATTACTGGCTAAAATAGTGTTTTCAGGGCACAATTCGTCTAACTGTTTAAAATAGTTTTGTTTTAGTTCAAGAACTTCAGGTATTGCTTCGATCACAAATGTAGCTTCCGATACACATTCTTCTATGGAATCAGTAAACGTAATAGCTTTAACAATTCGTTGCTTTTCATCACTATTAATTAGTCCGTAATTTTCTAACCCATTTAGTTTCTCATCAAGACTGATTCTGGCGCGTTCAATGTCTGCTTCATCCATGCCCCATATCTTCACATCGAATCCAGACCACGCAGCCGTTGAAGCTATAGAAGGACCCATGATCCCACAACCGATAATAGATAGGTTTTCTTTATTCATCATATAATTCACACCTCATATTATTATTTTTTCTTTCTGAAGATAACGCTTACATAAACTTCTAATCTTTATTGATGCTCTTTAGTATTTTCATTCCTTTTTGAGATACCATTTCTTCAGTTGATTTCATTCTTCTTTCTGCGGCTTCTTTAGCTTGCCCGAGCTGTTTTTTCTATCAAAAGGTTGTCGTCATTTAAAACCTCCTTAATGGAAAATAGGACGTCCATCATTGTTTTATCTCCAGGGGCCGTCATGCTAATTAACGGATATTGAAGCTGCTTCACTCCCTTTCGTTAAATAGGAATGCGCTTTCAAATAATCGTTTATCAATTTATCAACAACTTCATCCCGGTCGTTGATAAGCTTTTTCATATATGTACCTCCTGCTTATTACGGTATCTCGATATTCTTTTTTTAGATCTTATGTTTAAAATCTTTTCTGGTACGTGTGCCTAAGTACATTCAGACATTTTTTAGGCTGTTAATTAATTATTTCTATCCTCAGATTTATACTTAAAAATCGAATAAATGAAATATTTTTAATTTTTGTTTCAAGTTATAAACAATAAAATAGCTTTTGTAGCTAATATCATTTTCTTTTCTTATTTTTCGATTACCTACATTTTTGCACCTTTTTTTTCGTGTGTCAATTTAAAATTTTTGTTTTCTTTAAAAATAAAAGAATATGAAAACAAATGAAATAAATATGCTGAATTTACGCTTAAATATTTAATGATTTATTGCAGGAACATTTAAGCGGCCTGATCCCGATAGAGTACCGGAATCAAGCCGCTTAAACATTTCAATTAATCTCATTGTCTTCCTTATGGGATCAGTTCGCTAATCAGCTATTATAATCCTTACATTTAATCGATTTAATTGATCTTCTATATAAGAAGGCACTGCTTTGTTTGTGATGAAATCATCTATGTTGTCTAGCGTAGAGAACGAAGCAATGGAGCTCTCTCCAATTTTTGTATTGTCGACCAATGCCACCAGCTTGCTTGCTTTTTTTACCATCTGCAGCTTCAATTCCACTTCATACATACTAAAATCAGTTAAACCAGTCTCTAAAGTAAATCCGTTTGCTGAGGCAAACATAACATCTACATGAATATTAGTTAATATATCTAAACCCAAAGTTCCCTCTAAAGCACTGGAATCTTTTTTTACAAATCCACCTAAAAGCATAACTGTCAATTCGGGATTCTCTCTTAATTCTAAAGCAGTAAAGATTCCATTTGTTATCACAGTCAGCCTTATTTTCGTTTCCTTCAATAATTTTGCTAATTCCAGAGCAGTAGAACTTGCGTCTAACAATATACATTGGCCTTCTTTTATTAAACTATGTGCTTTTAAAGCAATCGAAGATTTTTCTTCAGTATTTCTGCTTTGACGTTCTGAAAAAGGAATTATTCCTTTATCCTGTTTTAAGACTGCGCCGCCGTGTGTTCGACTTATTAATTGGTTTTTTTCCATACTTTTCAAGTCATTTCTCAAAGTTACTTCAGAGACTCCCAGTTCATTTGCCAGCGTTTTTACTGTTATTCTGCCTTGTACGTTTAACTCTTCCAAAATTTTATTTTGCCTTTCATATGCAAATAGTTTTGTCACGTATATCACCTTCATTACTACTGATTTTAAATCCAGGTTTTAAATTTTTAGTTATTAAACAAT
Proteins encoded in this region:
- a CDS encoding 3-hydroxyacyl-CoA dehydrogenase family protein encodes the protein MMNKENLSIIGCGIMGPSIASTAAWSGFDVKIWGMDEADIERARISLDEKLNGLENYGLINSDEKQRIVKAITFTDSIEECVSEATFVIEAIPEVLELKQNYFKQLDELCPENTILASNTSGLSATEIAELTTNTKRTVITHFWNPAHLMPLVEVVRGDHTSDETVERAMALLESMNKKPILVKKDVLGSVGNRLQYAVFREAQYILEQEIASMEDIDDAIRYSIGRRFGVTGPFMTMDMGGLDTNASITSYLFEDLSDRKDIFPTMKKLVDNGHYGPKTGKGFYEWTPESVTQKESERESELIYWLKKDIEEKNNKE
- a CDS encoding DeoR/GlpR family DNA-binding transcription regulator, with protein sequence MTKLFAYERQNKILEELNVQGRITVKTLANELGVSEVTLRNDLKSMEKNQLISRTHGGAVLKQDKGIIPFSERQSRNTEEKSSIALKAHSLIKEGQCILLDASSTALELAKLLKETKIRLTVITNGIFTALELRENPELTVMLLGGFVKKDSSALEGTLGLDILTNIHVDVMFASANGFTLETGLTDFSMYEVELKLQMVKKASKLVALVDNTKIGESSIASFSTLDNIDDFITNKAVPSYIEDQLNRLNVRIIIAD